In Chrysemys picta bellii isolate R12L10 chromosome 3, ASM1138683v2, whole genome shotgun sequence, a single genomic region encodes these proteins:
- the LOC135982196 gene encoding uncharacterized protein LOC135982196 produces the protein MQADNRKRAPAWTVREVLDLIAVWGEDSVLAELRSKRRNAKTFEKISKGMMERGHNRDSDQCRVKVKELRQAYQKTKEANGRSGSEPRTCRFYAELHAILGGAATTTPPVIVDSGSGIVSSATPEDSADGGEEEDELAESTQHSVLPNSQDLFLTLTEVPSQASTQDSDPMEGTSAAANSSSLPPPSRRLSQIRRRKKRTRDEMFSEIMESSRSDRAHLNEWKETVSKYRKEASEREDRRDQREDRRDQREERWRQEDQRRQDATLGLLREQTDMLRRLVELQERLLENRLPLQPLFHPPPSPCSVSSSPRCVRTRGGGGGGSVHLPIPPQ, from the exons atgcaggctgataatcgaaaaagagcaccagcatggaccgtgagggaggtactggatctgatcgctgtatggggagaggattcagtgcttgcagaacttcgttctaaaagacgaaatgcaaaaacttttgaaaaaatctccaagggcatgatggagagaggccacaatagggactctgatcagtgccgcgtgaaagtcaaggagctcagacaagcctatcaaaaaacaaaggaggcaaacggtcgctccgggtcagagccgcggacatgccgcttctacgccgagctgcatgcaattctagggggggctgccaccactaccccacctgtgatcgtggattctggatcggggatagtctcatcagcgacgcctgaggattctgccgatgggggagaggaggaggatgagcttgcagagagcacacagcactccgttctccccaacagccaggatctttttctcaccctgactgaagtaccctcccaagccagtacccaagactctgaccccatggaagggacctcag cagctgcaaattcctcaagcctccctcctccatcccgaaggttatcacagataaggcgtcgtaagaagagaacgcgagacgagatgttttctgaaattatggaatccagccgcagtgacagagctcatctgaatgagtggaaggaaacagtttcaaagtataggaaagaagccagtgaacgtgaggacaggagggaccaacgtgaggacaggagggaccaacgtgaggagaggtggcggcaggaagatcagaggaggcaggatgcaacgctggggctgctgcgtgagcaaacagacatgctccggcgtctggtggagcttcaggaacggctgctggaaaacagactgccgcttcagcccctgttccaccctcccccctccccatgttccgtatcctcctcacccagatgtgtaagaacgcggggggggggggggggaggctccgtacaccttcccattccaccccagtag